The nucleotide window TGCATCTATGTCGTTTTCTCAAGTGCCCAAAATGCCACAactcacatttaaaaataatatattaaactgaaataaacttGATTCTCTGCTAATGGACAGAGCTGGTAATGAATCCCAGCCATGCACATCTTTTAGCATAAACTGATACATTCTTTTAAAGACttcacacacagcagggaaggaaaaataaaatcaagctggttaaaataaaactgtagGAAAAAAGGACTTGTACAAACTATTTTTTGCTATTGGTAATTTTCTAGAATTGAAAATAACAGCACTTTTCAAAATATGCAGTAGGTCAGCTATTATCTTCATTATACAAAGGTAGAGGAAAAATGGATGGCTTAATCCCAAACTGTGTGAAAGGTAATACACATTTGGCTctagaaataaaactgacttCCAAAAGCAACTGTTTTGTATGTGCTAGCATGTGTGTGCATGAATACATACTTCAGACTTATATTGATTACTCTTTGGGGATAGcaaaagctgaattttctactactgtaagaaaaaaatcaggaaattgTTTCACTTACTTGGCTTAGCTAGCAGTCACTCTAAAACTTTAGAGccaacaattattttctttacttagGTTAAATTATATGTCTGGTTTCCCCAGACTCAAAGGCTGGAGTCTTGCAATGGATATTATATTGCTAAGGTGGAGTTTCATTCAAGTTGAGGGACAGGAGGTTTGTAAATAAAAGAGCAGGCAGACAGTAAAACAGTCCAGAGTTGCATTCATCAGGTCCCAAGAGCACAGAAGTGTCAGTTACCTGGCTGTGTTTCAGAGCTTGGGATATAGGAGGAAGACGGCACCACACTGGGGGTAGCAGGTAAATAACTCGTAGAAGGTAGTGCAGGCTCATTGTTCAACGAGCCAAGTTTctacagaacagaaaagaaaacattaaagcCACACCGAAAGTATTCATGGGctgtttctgcattttaaatgcaaCTTCAACATTTGTTTTACTAAGATGTTCCTTTTGGGAACTTAACTGCAGCCTCCTCTTTTAGGAATCCTACCTAACAACCTGTTCAACACTGACTTTCTACTTCAAACACCAGAAATTTGTGTTGATGGCACTCTATGAAGAATTGCACTCTAGGACTAAGTGATCTGCCAGAGGAAACGTGCTCTTCACCACCAGCAAGCAGAACCATGTTCATCCATGAGCATCTGCTAGGCTCTCACCCAGGAGAACACAAAGGCCTCTGGGACACAGACAAGCAGAAGGCAGCAGTAACAGCACAGGCAAAAACGCCATTGCCACTGAAACAGGCAGCCAACATCCACATGACTGATGCCATCTACCATGGTGAGCCTACAGAAAAAGCCTTGTTTGGTACTTAATTATACATGACACTGCATACACAGCATAAAAACAGCAGTATGGTTGATGATTTCACTGCCTGATCCAGCCTTTGAACATAAAGGGGTGAGAGAGGAAAGATGTTTTGGGGTGAGTAAGTCTAACAGACGAATCATTTAAGGTAGGCCCACTAGATGAAATATGGACACTCTGTAAAATGTGGAACTTGCTAAAACAAAGATTCTCTTAGCACTCTGCAGAAAGAGAGGCAATGAACTTCACTCCTGACTCTGGCCTACCACTATCTGCCTGTATGTTGGCCTTGGCTTGTCACACATGCCCAGCAGACAGCTTCTCACTCAAAAGCAAGGGCAGGACATAACATTCTTGTAGAACCTATATCCTGAGGACACAAAGGCTGGACCTGAAATAGGAGGAAAAAGGTCTACACATGACACGTTCCTCCTTTCCCTGACTGAACAACTTCTGGCAAcaggtttgctttttctttggggaaaatgtaatggaattttgaaaaaattacacagaaatttTTACATAAAGAGACATGTTTCAACAAGTGAGCATAATGCCATTACAGTGTTTAAGGGGTTTATAACAGCATATGTCAAgagtattatttttcttttttttttttttgactggttggtttttgtttgattgatTTTGCTTGGTTTTACCTGTGTAGATACAAGGCCAGCAGCATAATCTGGGGTAGCATTTTCTACTACTGTTTCTTCTTTGGCTTGCTTTTCCACAACTTCTGTATCTATTGCATAAAAATACAAGTGAGTCCAAACattctttcagaaatattgaatacactttttaaacaaagatctaaaaatgcatttctcaaAGTATGCTAAAACGTGCTTGAAAAGGTATATGCTGAAATAGATACAGTAATCTCCAaacactgttttattttataatgaaCCCAGTAATGAACTGAACAACACTGTACAGGATACAGGAACTGAGTAATCTGATACTAGAAGGCATGAAAACCCAAGCAACATTTTAATTGCAATTATGGTTTTCTTCTGAGGTGGTATTGTTTTTTtgtaacacacacaaaaaaagtgttttaggaaaaatatgCTGCATAGTGTACATTCTTGATATGGTTAAGTAGGGCACAACTTTGTCACTTGCCTTAAAAGCACTGTATCAGATATTGTTCACTCATTAATACCTCAGTCAAAATTTTGGAAAGGGCTATAAATTTTTTCAACATTACTTTCACCTAATTTACATGGCCATACAGCCAGTAGAACTGAGCAGATGAAAATAACTCAGAAAAGTGCCAGTACTGAAGCCACTCACACACCTACAGCCTGCCCAAAGCAAAACTGATTTGCTCAATCCTTTCACATGATTGAGTTGTATTACCTAGGCCAAGGCAATGTGAGTAGGAGcactgaaacaaatgaaaatccACCCTTAAAACCTATTTTAGTCAGGGGTTTACCTCATTCACAAGTATTAGTTGGTATCACATCCTCTAATTTTTTAAGTTTAGCTCAGGCTAAGCTTTAGCAAATTAAGAACAAAATGGTACTACAAATCTTGATCCTATTTGCAGGTGCACTGACAGCCTTTGTAAGTAGAATGCTGTACTAACCTaatgtctttcttcttctctttgcTTCACGACCAGCACCTACCATATCCAGCTCAGAGATATCTAGAAGCTAAAAAGAAAGACCACAGAGAACTTAATAATCATTGTTAAATGCATATAATTTATCTATAAATATCATCCtcaggttttctttcctttaatatATTGattcaaagcagcagcagaaattcacTTTATGGGAGAGAAGAGAGCTGAGCAGACAAACAAGGGGTGCACCTACCTTCACTCCTCTTTCTTTGCGCAAAGGTGTCCTTGAAGGAGGAATGGGAGTTCTGTTTCCAGAAGGACTAAAAACACTGGGAGCTGAAGTACTCCTGAATGGAGCTTGTTTTGGTATTCCTTTGAGTGGTGCTTAGGGAAGAGCAAAGAAAGCAACAACTGAAATATGTGTTTAACTGGTTATGATAAATGCTTTAATGAGTTCTTCAGTTCTTCCCCTTTTTAATACACACATTACCTGccctttaaattaaaatgtttctaatAAACATTAATATTATAATGTGGAATTAGCTATAACACTACATGTCCCTCAAAGGTCAGATTAGGTTTTACTTTTCAAAAAGGGAATAAGGGCCAATGTCTGACCAATGCTTACAACCCCATTCTACATGAAGTAATCACTGCTAACAAAGTCTACTTTTCCTTACACACAGATGCTTTCCTTACTTGTAAAAAATAAACTCTGAACATGTAAAACAGTATAGGACATAAATCTTTTGAATGCAATTATTGCCAAAGCTGCTCTTTGATTTTCACAATCAAATTACTtgataaaactgtatttaaccaAAAATCTTAGCCAAGCTCATGCAAGGCTATGGCCTTGTGATATATTGCAAAGGTAATGTACTGCCTCACACGGGtaaatctagaaaaaaaaatgaaaatctagAGCTGCTGTTTGCACAAGGAGGAGGACCAATCTGGGTCTACAGTGCAAACAGAACACCTGCTATCTCAACACTCAGCAGCATCAGCTACACCTGTAAGCATCTGTTTCCTCCCAACTCTGTGATGCTGCCCCTCTACCTCACACTTAATGCTAGCACTAAACACAGCAATCTTCTAACTTTTAAAAGATAAGGGATACATATACAGATCTATCAGGTCTTTGAGCTTCCTGACAATTTCATCATGCCCTGATGATAAACAGAGAACTTCAGTTTGAGCTTAGAGACTCTGGATCCCTCTAAATGTTGTACTGAAAATGTTTCAACCACAGGACAATACTCTGACCCATGTGAGCACCTTCCAGCAGAGCAAACCTCAGCAGGTCCCCAACTCCTGTTTCTGGAGGCTAACTGGCTCTAAAGGCCAGGTTCTAAGAACTGGTTTTAATAATTCAACAGCCAAGAACTAAGAGTCCTTTTCTATAATGGAAAAATTTTAGTTCGAATTACAACTAGACCTTTTGCATTTCCTGCATGAACACAAGGCCAAACATCAGCCCTCAAAGCCACATCTTAAATAGCATCAACACAAAGTACTTAGTACTTCACAGTACTTCCAGCCACAACACCAAGAAATCACTCAAAGGTTCCCATCTCAGCATCACTGGTGGCCAGGAATGTTATACCTGTGCAGTGACTTCAGAGtatgtaaataattttaaacccTCTTCTCACACCTTATTTGAAAAATTCAAGCAGTTCAGGAACTTCAGCAAACAGCTGAAATGCATTAATACAAAGCTGAAAGGATCATTCTACAGGTCTGCCACCTGGAATtcactgctcagccttggcttCAGAGAATGCTgtccccttttctttctccagacAGAATTCTACAAGCACAAAATAGTTTCAATCTACTTCACAGCATTTCAAAGAGCACAGAGCAGACTACTCTGATCCACTCTTCTCCCTTTTGGAGCAACATGGCTTAGTCAGGAGTTATTCCTGGAGTGATGCAAATTAAATTCCTATCAAAGTCTATAGGCATGATCTAGCTGCATACACTTTAGAAGCATGGCAGATATACTTGCCATTTGAAAAACCCCACACACTGTTGTTCTTTCTGACAAGACATGTCAGAAATATTTAAGTATaaggagagagggaggcagaaaggaagaaatccattgcctcaaaaaaaatttaagcttTTGTAAAAAACAggtggtaatttgattcttcATCAAGGCTACTTTAGCAGGTTTTCTTTCTGAGAACTGATGAAAGTGAGCCATACTTGTTGTATCTATCTTCTTGACCAGACCCCTGCCTTTGGCATGGAAAGGCACTCCTGCAGTCTTCTTGAGCTGCTGCGCAGTTTCTGTtgctaaaaggaaaaatggcTTTAGTTATTACAGAACTTGTGCTGGAAATACATAACATAATGTTTCTTACATAAAATGTTATTAACTTATAGATAAAGCGATAGGAATACCAACAAAgaattgtattttaattaaaatccagGTCATTTATGTGAAGTAAACACAGTATTTggagaaaatgcaaaatcagTATGACTGCAATGGACAAGGTGGCCTAAGCTAAAAGAAATTACCAGAAAAGGCAATTTACTCAGtagaaatttaaataatttttaaaagttatatGACAAATTATGAAAATTTACAGGTTTTGTATTTAACCAGACCAACTGAAGTTACATGCAAGAAAGCAGCAAGCTGCTGCAacagaacagcagctgcagtaaactattttaaaatcacTTAGTTCAAGCAGCTACCAATACATACATGTACACATATGCTGCCTTTTGTTAAAGAGAAAACTCTCTTGGTTTTTACACCCTATTCAGCCACACTGAGTCAAAGAAAGCATTAATTAGCAGCCCTTGCTCTCTGCTCCAAAAGCACATGGCAAAATAAAACTGTCCTCATTTTACTTTTGCTTCAGGAGCTTTAACCAAAGGTGTCCTCTGTCAGACTGTTACTATACCAGGAGAGGACCTGTCTGTGCTTTATGAAGCTCCAGCTCTTTGGATGCCCTGAAATGTGAACAGCATTTAAATCCATATAAGCATTTGAATGCAATCCTGGCTGGAATGATTTGCACCTGCTCTTCCACACATCAATCCATCCTCATCCAGAAAAGCTCTTGTAATAGAACATTTTAATGTGTATCACAATTCTGGAGAATAAGACTGAATATACTCAATATTAATTGGCCTTTTACCGTTTAATTTGTACACAGTCTTAATACTACTTACACTTCTGCAAGAGTTCAGCTCTGAGAGTGGCACTTTTAGGTTTCCTTTTCAGCTGGAAATGTTTCACTGGGGGAGTAAGGGGCCCAGCTAGTGTTGTCAAGGCATTTTTGTTTAAGTATTGGCATTCCAACGGCAACATAGCTGAAGTTTCACATTCACTTACTGCATAGAGAGTTAACACAGTACACAGGGGTATTAGCACCTCTTTGACAGCTAATGACAAAACATTTTACAACTAGACTGTACAGGTGGTTTTCAATTTCAGATTACTTGTATAAACACCAAGAGTAATTTAGTTCCAATTATTACACAATATATAACCAGTTATTAGAATGTTTGCTTTTCCCATTAGCTTAATAAAAGCTTCCATTTTAATTATACCTAGCCAAATTATAGGTATCTTAAATATGCTGCTATTGtcaaaaaatagataaaaaatattgaattctCAGATTCCTTAAAAATTACACATGAAAACCAAACTACTGAATAAAAATCCAAATCACAAGTGTGGATAGACAAATGATCATTTGtttatagaaagaaaacaaagtgctTCCACCTCCAAGTCATTTAATTATTGTtttgctgcaatctccagccccGAGATTGTGGCTGTCCATGGATGCTCGAGGGCTTTTTCCAGACCATGTGCTAAAATCAAGGCACTGGAGTAGGAGTAGTTTTGCAGCCATCGGtagttttgctgctgtttgaagcagctgctgggcaatCTGCAGCACaactgttcccagagcagcctccctCCAGCACCGAGCCCCCGCTGCCCAGACACTGCACagaggcagcccctgcccaggccaGGGGTGGAGCTTCCACACAAGACAGACTTGCTGTTGTCTTGGGGACCACAAATGTGAGTCAGAGcaacacagaaaacatcttCACTGCtaagctgcagcacagcctgtgctacTAAAGAATCCACACAACTTTTGTGCTGCCCTTCACACTCTGGGCAATAGCTGACATTATACTCTGATGATATGTGAAAAGATAATTTAAGAAGCTACCATTTCTCAAATACCACAGCTCCCAGTCCAGTTACATTCCAGGTCATCAACTGTAGTAGTCCAGAGACAAGACAGTGCTTGTTCTTCTATCTCTACTTTAAGACAGCAAGGCTGCCTGTGAAATGACAGGTTATTCCTAAAAAAGTGCACCACATTCCTGCAATTTTCACCAACAGAAAAGGCTTACCTTTCTCTCTAAGTTCTCCTAAAATATCTTGAACATTGGGATTCTGTTCTTCAAGATCAAGGTTAAGGGAGCCAGTATctggaaaggattttaaaatatcagctACCATTAAGACCCAGGGGTCTGAATCCAAGGTAGCGAGCTGGATAATTTCAGTCAGTGCCCCTTTCAtctaacaaaaaaagaaaaagaaaatcaaccaATTGGAAACAGTTTTAAACAGGTTGTAGttggatttatttaaaaaagacaCAAACATGCACAATGTTTTACTactggggaagggaagagggagatTGTTTCCACACAGTTACACATTAACTCTAGAACCAAGCAAAGAATGAACCAAGGTgattttttaaactgctttccCTCAATCTAACCCAAGTTCTGTTTTGAGCTTTTGGCAGCTCAAAGCTTTGTTTAGCACTGCgcattttcaaaagcagcagccaAATTTTTCCATTACTGTCTCCTTGTGTTTTACATTCCTACTCCCTGTGGACCCACACCTTCTAGTCAGTGATGGGAATATGCAAATACAACACAAGTTATTTAGAACAGGCATCTAAATGAAGATGTGCCCCTTGCCAGCCTACAGCATAATTACATAGATTGCATCTGCATCACAACTGTCTTCAAAATATTACTTTAGCTGAGACCAAAATAACCTAATCAATACTGTAATGTTTGACAAAAATTACATATTATGGGAAGTAAACATAGCCCCCTTAACATGCCATGAGCAACAAGATTTTCCATCTACCCAAAGTTTCATAGTCAGGAAAAAGTTATCTTTCTATTttgtaaaatgtaaataaataaatgaagtaaATTTTAAGTTTCATtgtaatggaatttttttaattactgacCAACATATCTGTTGGAACTATGACATGGAAATCAAGGTGACTACAGTCGGGGTTTGCTTCATCCACAAGTAAGTATAAAACCCCAAAGACTGAACTTTCTTTTTGTCTAAGTAAATTTTCATGTAAGCGTGACAGCACCAGCTTTAGTGAGCTAAGGTGTTTGAGATATTCTGTGTGTCTAACAAGCCACAAAACAGCACAGTAAAATCACATAAAGCAGTTTATCATACTCTATCTGCATTGGATTAACACTGAAGAATGTACAAGCAAGTATAAGGAAATATATCGATTTTGATTTTTCACCACCCAGTGTGGCACATATAGCTTAGTTACAGTCATCATGTCTCTGAACACAGGAAGACAAGCAAGAGACTCATCTTCaccttcatgctgcttctttccCTTATTTAAAGCACTCTTATATGAAAAGATTTAATAAAATGAACTTACTCTATGCATACAActgtaaataaaagaaataaatttctgcTCCCCATTCCTCTCCCATCCACTTCTAAAGCTCAGAGGCAAACAAACATTGACGTTTCTCAAGTCCTTTCATGTGCACAATGTTATTGCCCTCTCACTTTGGAAGGGTTTACAAGTCCACTCCAGAGCCAGTTTGTCCTTTACCCCCTGCATGTTTTATGTCTCACACACTGTGTGCCTGTGAAACAATCAGTCCATCTGACCCAAAATGAGCACCTCTGTAGCTCCTCAGAGTGACTGACTGCAGCCACACAAACACCAGAACCACAAAGAGGGGAGCAGGAAGAACACACTACACGGGCCAGTTCCCATCTTAGCAGCGCCACTGATTTGCTTTGGATCAAGCACATAACCAGGAGCACACACTGTTTAATGTGCTGTCAAATTTAACCAACCTCACCCAGGGGAAAGAATCAATTTCTGAGGTTCCAGTCTTTGCTGGCTCTCTATTGCTCACTTATTCCTCAGTAAACAGAACCCCACCAGAACCCCCACACACTTGTCCACCTCTCTATTC belongs to Zonotrichia leucophrys gambelii isolate GWCS_2022_RI chromosome 4, RI_Zleu_2.0, whole genome shotgun sequence and includes:
- the NELFA gene encoding negative elongation factor A produces the protein MPVENPLFFRPAPKMASMRESDTGLWLHNKLGSTDELWAPPSIASLLTASVIDNIRLCFHGLSSAVKLKLLLGMLHLPRRAVDEMKGALTEIIQLATLDSDPWVLMVADILKSFPDTGSLNLDLEEQNPNVQDILGELREKVSECETSAMLPLECQYLNKNALTTLAGPLTPPVKHFQLKRKPKSATLRAELLQKSTETAQQLKKTAGVPFHAKGRGLVKKIDTTTPLKGIPKQAPFRSTSAPSVFSPSGNRTPIPPSRTPLRKERGVKLLDISELDMVGAGREAKRRRKTLDTEVVEKQAKEETVVENATPDYAAGLVSTQKLGSLNNEPALPSTSYLPATPSVVPSSSYIPSSETQPAGSAREALQTNRQTEEPAAPNATTTLPAQFKQRTPMYNSNSNPPAATPTSPLTPSTPPAISPAAQAPQVAPQTQQQPPPKKSLSLTREQMYAAQEMFKTANKVTRPEKALILGFMAGSRENPCQEQGDIIQIKLSEHTEDLPKADGTGSTTMLVDTVFEMNYATGEWTRFKKYKPITNVS